The Pseudomonas bijieensis DNA window GTCGATCAACTTCGAAAAGCTGATCGCCAAAGCCCCTGAGCGCGTGATCGAGACCGCGGTTAAAGGCATGCTGCCTAAAAACCCACTGGGTCGCGACATGTATCGTAAGCTGAAGGTTTATGCGGGCGCTGCTCACCCTCATACTGCTCAGCAGCCCCAAGAACTGAAGTTTTAACGGAATAGTTCATTATGTCGGCGACTCAAAATTACGGCACTGGCCGTCGCAAGACTGCAACCGCACGCGTTTTCCTGCGTCCGGGCACTGGTAACATCTCCATCAACAACCGCTCCCTGGATAACTTCTTCGGCCGCGAAACTGCCCGCATGGTAGTTCGTCAGCCGCTGGAACTGACCGAGACCGTCGAAAAATTCGACATCTACGTCACCGTTATCGGTGGTGGTGTAAGTGGTCAAGCTGGCGCAATCCGCCACGGCATCACTCGCGCCCTGATGGACTACGACGAGACTCTGCGTAGTGCTCTGCGCAAAGCCGGCTTCGTAACTCGCGATGCTCGCGAAGTTGAACGTAAGAAAGTCGGTCTGCGTAAAGCGCGTAAGCGTCCGCAGTAC harbors:
- the rpsI gene encoding 30S ribosomal protein S9, encoding MSATQNYGTGRRKTATARVFLRPGTGNISINNRSLDNFFGRETARMVVRQPLELTETVEKFDIYVTVIGGGVSGQAGAIRHGITRALMDYDETLRSALRKAGFVTRDAREVERKKVGLRKARKRPQYSKR